In uncultured Cohaesibacter sp., a genomic segment contains:
- a CDS encoding LysR substrate-binding domain-containing protein, protein MAADSLGFTQPAVSGMLTRLRESFDRLNLDPIILCQGMLTRLRESFDDPLFVRTQHGIVPTLRALELAAPVKQILTEVEALLQPADFDPVTADFTLSIAATGYALQAVVVPFIAKLRRRAPGTRITIRPVERGHTKENFLRGDLDLALTTPDAVYPELRSRRLFDESYICAMRQDLPDAVASELSLERFCALDQVLVSYAGNRFWGVTDDALAKTGHARRFAMTVTSFMVLTEILRQIDLIAVVPRRLVAEAPGLKLCMPPLEVPGFTKIAL, encoded by the coding sequence ATGGCTGCTGACAGCCTCGGCTTCACGCAACCCGCTGTAAGCGGCATGCTGACGCGCTTGCGCGAGAGTTTCGATCGGCTCAATCTCGACCCTATCATTTTGTGCCAGGGCATGCTGACGCGCTTGCGCGAGAGTTTCGATGATCCGCTCTTTGTCCGCACGCAACATGGCATCGTGCCCACCCTGCGCGCGCTGGAGCTGGCCGCCCCCGTCAAACAGATCCTCACAGAGGTGGAGGCCCTATTGCAGCCTGCGGATTTCGATCCGGTCACGGCGGACTTTACGCTTTCCATCGCCGCAACGGGCTATGCGCTTCAGGCTGTGGTGGTTCCGTTTATTGCCAAATTGCGGCGGCGCGCTCCGGGCACACGCATTACCATCCGCCCGGTCGAGAGGGGCCACACGAAGGAAAATTTCTTGCGAGGAGACCTTGATCTGGCTCTGACAACACCCGACGCTGTCTATCCGGAACTGCGCTCACGGCGGCTGTTTGATGAGAGCTATATCTGCGCGATGCGACAGGACCTCCCGGACGCGGTGGCCAGCGAGCTATCGCTGGAGCGTTTCTGCGCGCTTGATCAGGTTCTGGTATCCTATGCGGGCAACCGCTTCTGGGGCGTAACGGATGATGCCCTTGCAAAGACCGGGCACGCGCGGCGTTTTGCGATGACGGTGACGAGCTTTATGGTTCTCACGGAAATATTACGCCAGATAGATCTGATCGCCGTTGTTCCGCGTCGGTTGGTCGCCGAGGCTCCCGGCCTGAAACTATGCATGCCTCCCCTTGAAGTGCCCGGCTTTACCAAGATTGCTCTCTAG
- a CDS encoding phosphoadenosine phosphosulfate reductase family protein — MTTNDAQQRSNAFDTETPRHILSLSGGKDSAALAIYLRDRVPEIEYIFHDTDKELPETYDYIGRLEAILGKPIVRTTPVDSFDHWLTVYRGMLPSNHRRWCTKMLKLKPFEAYVGDGPVINYVGLRADENRTGYISTKPNILAVYPFQDDGLVRADIMRILADSGLGLPPYMDWGRSRSGCYFCFYQQKIEWVRLLETHPSYFELAQAYEEKAVQFGEQFFWCQNEPLRELAKPERVAKIKADWEKAQARKRANRKSLALVETLGGLEVEDDSHLRDGCLVCSL, encoded by the coding sequence ATGACCACTAACGATGCGCAGCAGCGATCAAATGCCTTCGACACGGAAACGCCACGGCACATTTTAAGCCTATCTGGGGGAAAGGATAGCGCCGCACTCGCCATCTACTTGCGAGACCGCGTTCCAGAGATCGAGTACATCTTCCACGACACGGATAAGGAGCTGCCCGAGACCTATGACTATATCGGCCGACTCGAAGCGATCCTGGGCAAACCGATTGTCCGAACTACTCCGGTCGACAGTTTCGACCATTGGCTGACGGTCTATAGAGGCATGCTGCCGTCGAACCATCGCCGTTGGTGCACCAAGATGCTCAAGCTAAAGCCGTTCGAGGCCTATGTCGGAGATGGCCCGGTCATCAACTACGTGGGCCTTCGAGCGGATGAAAACCGGACGGGATATATTAGCACCAAGCCGAATATCCTGGCGGTCTATCCGTTTCAGGATGACGGGCTGGTTCGAGCGGACATCATGCGCATTCTCGCGGATTCAGGCCTGGGCCTGCCACCGTACATGGACTGGGGTCGCTCACGATCGGGATGTTACTTTTGCTTCTATCAGCAAAAGATCGAGTGGGTGCGGCTTCTGGAAACCCATCCCAGCTATTTCGAACTCGCTCAGGCGTATGAAGAAAAGGCTGTTCAATTCGGCGAGCAGTTCTTCTGGTGCCAGAACGAACCCCTGCGCGAGCTGGCAAAACCGGAACGCGTAGCGAAAATCAAAGCTGATTGGGAAAAAGCCCAAGCGCGAAAAAGGGCCAATCGCAAGTCTTTGGCACTCGTCGAAACGCTGGGAGGTCTTGAGGTCGAAGATGACAGCCATCTCCGCGACGGCTGCCTTGTATGCTCGCTATAG
- a CDS encoding MbcA/ParS/Xre antitoxin family protein produces the protein MRQVLNTAKADASRGQVATKAVLGAAERLGLTAGQLAGVIGLSPPTVSRMKKGGYVLDEGSKEFELALHLVRVFRSLDAITGGDEVVARQWMKNGNKALEATPLDAIMSVAGLLNVSNYLDSRRAII, from the coding sequence ATGCGACAGGTTCTGAACACGGCAAAAGCGGATGCATCACGTGGGCAAGTGGCGACCAAGGCCGTACTTGGTGCTGCTGAACGGCTTGGGCTAACTGCTGGCCAGTTGGCTGGTGTGATTGGCCTCTCGCCTCCAACTGTTTCGCGGATGAAGAAGGGCGGCTACGTGCTTGATGAGGGTTCCAAGGAATTCGAGTTGGCCTTGCATCTTGTGCGGGTTTTCCGTTCGTTGGATGCGATCACGGGCGGTGACGAAGTGGTTGCCCGTCAATGGATGAAGAACGGAAACAAGGCGCTGGAGGCCACGCCTCTTGATGCCATCATGAGTGTTGCAGGGCTTTTGAATGTCTCAAACTATCTGGATAGTCGGCGCGCTATCATCTGA
- a CDS encoding aminotransferase class V-fold PLP-dependent enzyme, which translates to MNEHLFHPAISGTAERLPIYMDHHATTPVDPRVLDVAVHMMVESFGNANGVENIHGEHAANSVSEARAAVARVLAAEPEDVHFTSGSTEAIQLAIAHAIAMRPNPLRVAMSRVEHKAVIDTVLRAEQMGLVQKHWIDVDNKARLGWTSLEQALVQGVDLVCIMAANNEVGTIYPVQKIAEASHEYGAAVLVDATQAVGRMAIAEVDETLDYVALSGHKIFGPKGVGALVAPKFDRTVIYGLQGAHSPTPNVAGIAAMGRACEIMEMEGPAECERLERLRNHLQDRLLALVPNLAINGDLDNRLPHNLNFSAPGAPNDIVLGRLRGKLSASSGSACNAGAQEPSHVLRAMGVPETLLDSCIRIGLGRATQSDDIEVAAILIADAIHDVRTRFMRS; encoded by the coding sequence ATGAATGAACACCTATTCCATCCAGCGATTTCTGGCACAGCCGAGCGTCTGCCGATCTACATGGACCACCACGCAACCACCCCGGTTGACCCTCGGGTTCTGGACGTTGCAGTCCATATGATGGTTGAGAGCTTCGGGAATGCCAACGGCGTGGAAAATATCCACGGCGAACACGCGGCAAATTCGGTTTCTGAAGCCAGGGCCGCTGTCGCCCGAGTCTTGGCCGCCGAGCCGGAGGATGTTCATTTCACATCTGGATCAACGGAGGCCATCCAGCTTGCCATCGCGCATGCTATCGCTATGCGTCCAAATCCCTTGCGCGTCGCGATGTCACGGGTCGAGCACAAAGCCGTGATCGATACTGTTTTGCGAGCGGAACAAATGGGTCTGGTTCAAAAGCACTGGATCGACGTTGACAACAAGGCCCGCCTGGGTTGGACGAGCCTGGAGCAGGCTCTAGTCCAAGGGGTCGATCTCGTATGCATCATGGCAGCCAACAACGAAGTTGGTACAATCTACCCGGTCCAGAAGATTGCCGAGGCATCTCACGAGTATGGAGCCGCCGTGCTTGTCGATGCCACCCAGGCCGTCGGGCGGATGGCGATAGCTGAAGTCGACGAAACACTCGACTACGTGGCCCTCAGCGGACACAAGATTTTTGGGCCGAAAGGGGTAGGTGCCTTGGTCGCCCCGAAGTTTGATCGCACGGTAATCTATGGCCTGCAAGGTGCCCACAGTCCAACGCCAAATGTCGCAGGCATTGCAGCGATGGGGCGAGCTTGCGAAATAATGGAGATGGAAGGGCCTGCCGAATGCGAGCGTCTAGAGCGCTTACGCAATCACCTGCAAGATCGTCTGCTTGCATTGGTGCCGAACCTAGCGATCAACGGCGACTTGGACAATCGCCTGCCTCACAATTTGAATTTTTCCGCTCCAGGGGCGCCCAACGACATTGTGTTGGGCCGGTTGCGTGGGAAACTCTCGGCATCGAGTGGTTCCGCTTGCAACGCCGGGGCGCAAGAACCTTCCCATGTTCTACGAGCGATGGGTGTGCCTGAGACGCTGCTGGACAGTTGTATCCGCATCGGCCTGGGGCGAGCCACGCAGTCCGACGATATCGAGGTTGCTGCGATACTGATTGCTGATGCAATCCATGACGTTCGTACAAGATTTATGCGGAGCTAA
- a CDS encoding DUF4007 family protein: MFDLNLDQEHPSFRFSGHETFACRYAWLPKAYRAIEEDPGIFFNEDAAMVELGIGKNMVRALRFWVDAMGIARPTGERTHAITNLGHTIFGQAGCDPFLEEAKTLWLLHWTLSSAATPALFAWNYLLGAWPYPEFSRSEALAGFVRQSQRLGYSHSSVTLSQHLDVFLHTYLSARGARVGVEDSLDGPFVELRLLQQTGERRGDNGRWEPVYAFRREPKSEISNELFAYSLLDYWDRVAPAEKTLLVRNVMSSPGAPGQVFKLPEDDVRSRLEALVRDGRFGISYRPSAIQGLLARDNVVTADAESIYKNEAIIHG; the protein is encoded by the coding sequence ATGTTTGACCTCAACCTTGACCAAGAGCATCCGAGCTTCCGGTTTTCCGGCCACGAAACATTCGCTTGCCGATACGCGTGGTTGCCAAAAGCCTACCGCGCGATTGAGGAAGATCCAGGAATTTTCTTCAATGAAGACGCCGCCATGGTCGAGCTGGGCATTGGTAAGAATATGGTCCGCGCGCTGCGCTTTTGGGTCGACGCCATGGGCATAGCGCGACCCACAGGAGAGCGCACCCATGCAATCACGAATCTGGGGCATACCATCTTCGGGCAGGCGGGCTGTGATCCATTCCTAGAAGAAGCCAAGACATTGTGGCTCCTGCACTGGACCCTGTCATCTGCCGCAACTCCGGCGCTGTTTGCGTGGAATTATCTCTTGGGGGCCTGGCCGTACCCGGAATTTTCTCGTTCGGAAGCACTCGCAGGATTTGTGAGACAGTCACAACGTCTGGGCTATTCTCATTCCAGCGTGACATTGAGCCAACATTTAGACGTCTTCCTGCACACCTACCTCTCTGCCAGAGGCGCACGGGTCGGGGTGGAGGACTCGCTTGATGGCCCGTTCGTCGAATTGCGTCTCCTTCAGCAAACTGGTGAGCGTCGCGGAGATAACGGACGGTGGGAGCCTGTCTATGCGTTTCGCCGTGAACCGAAGTCGGAAATATCAAACGAACTCTTCGCTTATAGCCTCCTAGACTATTGGGACCGCGTTGCACCTGCGGAAAAAACCTTGCTCGTGCGGAACGTCATGTCATCTCCGGGCGCACCGGGCCAGGTCTTCAAGCTACCCGAGGACGACGTTCGTTCACGTCTTGAAGCTCTCGTGCGTGATGGGCGATTTGGTATTAGCTACCGCCCGTCCGCCATTCAGGGCCTGCTGGCCCGCGACAATGTGGTGACGGCGGACGCTGAAAGCATCTACAAAAATGAGGCGATCATCCATGGCTGA